In Paraburkholderia terrae, the following proteins share a genomic window:
- a CDS encoding DUF932 domain-containing protein, giving the protein MNMLASRFGGNALALRADHPLSNDEIGEIAPSILAHAAHESRSDRYSYIPTVDVLDALRKEGFQPFMVCQTRVRDDGRRAYTKHMLRLRHADQISGSEANEIILLNSHDGTSSYQMLAGMFRFVCKNGIVCGDNVSDIRVPHKGDVVGQVIDGAFKVLDSFEGAAQQREDMADTVLDEGEQTAFARAALTLRYDEDKPAPVTERQLLAPRRIEDRAADLWTTFNRVQENMLRGGLHGRNANGRATTTRAVTSIDQNVRLNRALWVLADEMRRLRG; this is encoded by the coding sequence ATGAATATGCTTGCAAGCCGCTTCGGCGGCAACGCACTCGCCTTGCGCGCGGATCACCCGTTATCCAATGACGAGATTGGCGAAATAGCGCCCTCCATCCTGGCGCATGCAGCGCATGAAAGTCGTTCGGATCGCTACAGTTACATCCCTACCGTTGATGTGCTCGATGCTTTGCGCAAGGAAGGTTTTCAGCCGTTCATGGTTTGCCAGACTCGCGTGCGGGACGATGGCAGACGCGCATATACGAAGCACATGCTTCGCCTGCGTCACGCAGACCAGATCAGCGGATCTGAGGCGAACGAGATCATCCTTTTGAATAGTCACGATGGGACGAGCAGCTATCAGATGCTCGCCGGTATGTTCCGCTTTGTCTGCAAGAACGGGATTGTGTGCGGCGATAACGTAAGCGATATCCGCGTGCCGCATAAGGGCGATGTCGTAGGTCAGGTGATCGACGGCGCATTCAAGGTATTGGACAGCTTCGAGGGTGCTGCACAGCAGCGCGAAGACATGGCGGATACCGTGCTGGACGAAGGCGAGCAGACAGCCTTCGCCCGGGCGGCGTTGACGCTGCGCTATGACGAAGACAAGCCCGCGCCCGTCACTGAAAGGCAGCTTCTTGCACCCCGTCGTATAGAAGATCGCGCGGCCGACCTCTGGACGACATTCAACCGCGTTCAGGAAAACATGCTCCGTGGTGGTCTTCACGGTCGCAACGCGAACGGCCGGGCAACCACGACCCGCGCTGTCACCAGCATCGACCAGAACGTTCGTCTTAACCGCGCCTTGTGGGTGCTCGCCGACGAAATGCGCCGCCTGCGCGGCTAA